One window of the Primulina eburnea isolate SZY01 chromosome 18, ASM2296580v1, whole genome shotgun sequence genome contains the following:
- the LOC140820168 gene encoding homoserine kinase-like: MAICSCEMSLNPVFSPISTTRLSKSPSHLPSSLRFSVSASAQPSSNSKSVAINAVEPKPVFTSVKSFAPATVANLGPGFDFLGCAVDGIGDYVNLRVDPDVRPGEVSISDISGAGSKLSKNPLWNCAGIAAIAVMKMLEVRSVGVSLSLEKGLPLGSGLGSSAASAAAAAVAVNELFGGLLSPSELVIAGLESEAKVSGYHADNIAPSIMGGFILVRSYDPLELMQLKLPQENKLFFVLVNPEFEAPTKKMRAVLPKEITMFHHVWNSSQAGALVASLLQGDLKGLGSALSSDKIVEPRRAPLIPGMEAVKKAAIAAGAFGCTISGAGPTAVAVTDDEERGREIGERMVEAFMKEGNLKALAMVKQLDRVGARLVSSVPL, from the coding sequence ATGGCCATATGTTCTTGTGAAATGAGCTTGAATCCTGTTTTCAGCCCCATCTCCACCACAAGATTATCCAAATCTCCGTCTCATCTTCCATCTTCCTTGAGATTCAGTGTATCTGCCTCAGCTCAACCATCCTCCAATTCCAAATCTGTAGCAATCAATGCGGTAGAACCCAAACCTGTGTTCACTTCCGTCAAATCTTTCGCCCCCGCTACCGTAGCTAACCTGGGTCCTGGCTTCGACTTTCTGGGCTGCGCCGTAGATGGGATCGGAGACTACGTCAACCTTCGAGTCGACCCGGATGTTCGCCCTGGTGAGGTTTCCATTTCTGACATCTCCGGAGCTGGGTCGAAACTCAGCAAGAATCCATTGTGGAATTGCGCTGGTATCGCTGCCATCGCTGTCATGAAGATGCTGGAAGTTCGATCGGTTGGCGTCTCCCTCTCCCTCGAGAAGGGTCTACCCCTCGGCAGTGGTCTAGGCTCCAGCGCAGCAAGTGCAGCTGCTGCTGCAGTAGCCGTTAACGAGCTTTTCGGAGGGCTGTTGTCTCCATCAGAGCTCGTTATCGCGGGGCTCGAGTCGGAGGCGAAGGTCTCTGGATACCATGCTGACAATATAGCTCCGTCTATCATGGGAGGTTTCATTTTGGTTAGAAGTTATGATCCTCTTGAACTAATGCAATTAAAGCTCCCTCAAGAAAACAAACTATTCTTTGTGTTAGTAAATCCGGAATTTGAAGCTCCCACCAAGAAAATGAGAGCTGTATTGCCAAAAGAAATCACGATGTTCCACCATGTGTGGAATTCTAGCCAGGCCGGGGCATTGGTTGCATCTCTTTTGCAAGGAGACTTGAAAGGATTGGGCAGTGCATTGTCATCGGATAAGATAGTCGAGCCAAGGAGGGCTCCATTAATTCCGGGAATGGAGGCAGTAAAGAAAGCTGCCATCGCTGCTGGGGCGTTTGGGTGTACAATAAGTGGGGCAGGGCCAACTGCCGTCGCGGTGACGGATGATGAAGAGAGGGGTAGAGAAATTGGGGAAAGAATGGTCGAGGCCTTCATGAAAGAAGGAAACTTGAAGGCTTTAGCCATGGTGAAGCAACTCGATCGAGTTGGAGCTAGGCTTGTAAGCAGTGTTCCTCTATAA